A region of Calypte anna isolate BGI_N300 chromosome 22, bCalAnn1_v1.p, whole genome shotgun sequence DNA encodes the following proteins:
- the LOC103535393 gene encoding lysine-specific demethylase hairless has product MERAAAPRNGQPKARLGRALQGARGGPAGLRPSWPPWPSTARRATAVPCPSRRQRASAPPAPRQAPRRDGEPPGIPPLPLPLEAKHGPFLLSSLLPPGPRPEPPTDWCLGSYSPAWGQPLYLGVPPRCKAAPAAFDNSSSSGNKEFYPKKEPGFQPPAKEQAPSQLLARRCGGSGEPWVGTGTHGTDFPPERGPGRSSEPKDKLLPYQSLPEDPHPSPPPTDGHFPPALAKPEQPPCCLCATPGCDGCPGVLSPFDPIPGGRFPCPPQQPHQLKKTWLTRHSEQSLPRCKGPRRDGDPESTGEGKRSAKRPHGISDGPRGAGEDAGAAKRGTKTTEHTAVESGGDLEERRMEVGDGDPLNRAGPVPQEPWCLQSLPCTSLPESIPRCCACATRAGGHPEGEEEEEEDPPESTCRLLHFRRFALGDSGELSVDGFSTLGEAEGEQGTSSPQHRTRSSGSSLCLAKYLLGVLGDPFCQAVRRDRDTCPGPPGGVTAWRRGEGAPQLCDICQRGFFNSHWSCTRCGFQLCPDCHRSRQEADGNEGRVRPPECIPGQGHHVASLVPTQFVPTRVLTQLWKLLHEVRAKFGIESHCPCGGGTAEQSLAEPPGAAGTEGLGWGKDRVQVYSGEAEPTQPPAPMAEPTTSRRIKEGRTGRDPPPRGQPWCGGRAPRRGQHRRDSHPPRGGTVQTATLCDLLASTAVKLCLGQDGVRMAFAPVSPALPSDNRLTSILDSIIARVVEKKIQERQAGGELTPPSPPDPPDPPASHCILVPSGLLWLHDPGHASNYKLFQEHWRRGQPVLVSGLQKRLEGRLWGPESFRPPPGEERVLEVVNMRVPESRVRMSSQEFWDGFIASAASPELEKGGGDLLKLETGFGDMELCRVTNLRASLPLPEYCGPAGSLNLATHLRGQRARRWMCPRVCVAYGSRDRNIGTKTLRVESTDSISILVHTAGGLPGRQEILLPGDVDGVDPPLKERLWDAGSRPGALWHIFHPQDATTIRDFLVKECEDQNQEGEATAEPPGRYLDPSLRKRLREERGVRGWTLLQFLGDAVLVPAGAPHQVQTLTSTISVEQRFLSPENIVQLREQSPPPQLGAQLDRVILTAVREAVSVLRGCD; this is encoded by the exons ATGGAAcgagctgctgctcccaggaacGGGCAGCCCAAGGCAAGGCTGGGCCGAGCCCTGCAAGGAGCACGGGGGGGTCCCGCTGGGCTGAGGCCGTCCTGGCCCCCCTGGCCCTCTACAGCCCGGCGTGCCACCGCTGTCCCCTGCCCTTCCCGGCGACAGAGAGCCAGCGCCCCGCCAGCCCCCCGGCAAGCCCCGCGCAGGGATGGGGAACCCCCCGGCATTCCGCCACTGCCCCTTCCTCTGGAGGCCAAGCACGGCCCCTTCCTCCTgtcctccctgctgcccccGGGCCCCCGGCCCGAACCCCC CACGGACTGGTGCCTGGGCTCCTACTCGCCCGCCTGGGGCCAGCCCCTCTACTTGGGAGTCCCGCCGAGGTGCAAAGCCGCTCCTGCCGCCTTCGATAACAGCTCCAGCTCAGGGAACAAG GAGTTTTACCCGAAGAAAGAGCCTGGCTTCCAGCCCCCGGCCAAGGAGCAAGCaccatcccagctgctgg cccGGCGCTGCGGGGGCTCTGGGGAGCCCTGGGTGGGCACAGGGACCCATGGCACCGATTTCCCCCCAGAACGGGGTCCAGGCCGGTCCTCTGAGCCCAAAGACAAACTCCTGCCATACCAAAGCCTCCCGGAGGACCCTCACCCATCACCACCCCCCACTGATGGGCACTTCCCACCGGCTTTAGCCAAACCAGAGCAGCCCCCGTGTTGCCTCTGCGCCACGCCGGGCTGTGACGGGTGCCCGGGGGTGCTCAGCCCCTTCGATCCCATCCCCGGGGGCCGTTTTCCATGCCCACCCCAGCAACCACACCAGCTGAAGAAGACGTGGTTGACGAGGCACTCGGAGCAGTCGCTGCCGCGCTGCAAAGGGCCCCGCAGGGACGGGGATCCCGAGAGCACCGGGGAGGGGAAACGCTCGGCCAAGCGCCCACACGGCATCTCCGATGGCCCccggggggctggggaggacgCTGGGGCTGCCAAGAGGGGCACGAAGACCACCGAGCACACGGCCGTGGAGAGTGGAGGGgacctggaggagaggaggatggaggTGGGGGATGGAG ACCCACTGAACCGGGCCGGCCCGGTACCGCAGGAGCCGTGGTGCCTGCAGAGCCTGCCCTGCACCTCCCTGCCTGAGAGCATCCCCCGGTGCTGTGCCTGTGCCACCCGGGCTGGGGGACACCCCgagggtgaggaagaggaggaggaggatccCCCCGAGAGCACTTGCAGGCTGCTGCACTTCCGCAG GTTTGCCCTCGGGGACAGCGGGGAGCTGAGTGTTGATGGTTTTTCCACcctgggggaggcagagggggagcaggggacaagcagcccccaacacaggaccaggagctcaggcagcagcctctgcttggCCAAGTACcttctgggggtgctgggggaccCCTTCTGCCAGGCTGTCcgcagggacagggacacatgTCCGGGCCCCCCCGGTG GGGTGACAGCCTGGAGGCGGGGGGAAGGAGCCCCCCAGCTCTGTGACATCTGCCAACGTGGCTTCTTCAACTCCCACTGGAGCTGCACCAGATGTGGCTTCCAGCTGTGCCCCGACTGCCACCgcagcaggcaggaggctgaTGGCAACG aaggTCGGGTGAGGCCACCTGAGTGCATCCCCGGGCAAGGCCACCACGTTGCATCCCTGGTCCCCACGCAGTTTGTCCCCACACGTG TCCTGACCCAgctctggaagctgctccaCGAGGTCAGGGCCAAGTTTGGTATCGAGTCACATTGTCCCTGCGGGGGGGGGACAGcggagcagagcctggcagagccCCCGGGAGCAGCAGGTACAGAGGGATTGGGATGGGGCAAAGACAGGGTGCAG gtttattCGGGGGAGGCGGAGCCCACCCAGCCCCCAGCACCGATGGCGGAGCCGACAACCTCCCGGCGCATCAAGGAAGGTAGGACCGGCCGCGACCCCCCGCCGCGGGGACAGCCCTGGTGCGGGGGG AGAGCCCCGAGGAGGGGGCAGCATCGCCGGGACAGCCACCCCCCCCGCGGGGGGACCGTGCAGACCGCCACCCTCTGCGACCTTCTGGCTTCCACCGCCGTCAAGCTGTGCCTGGGGCAGGATGGGGTGCGCATGGCCTTCGCCCCCGTCTCCCCCGCCTTGCCCAGC gACAACCGCCTGACCAGCATCCTGGACAGCATCATCGCCCGCGTGGTGGAAAAGAAGATCCAGGAGAGGCAGGCGGGGGGCGAGCTgaccccccccagccccccggaCCCTCCCGACCCTCCCGCCTCCCATTGCATCCTAGTCCCCAGTGGGCTGCTCTGGCTGCACGATCCCGGCCATGCCAGCAACTACAAACTCTTCCAGGAGCACTGGAGGAGGGGGCAG CCTGTCCTTGTTTCAGGGCTGCAGAAGAGGCTGGAGGGGCGGCTGTGGGGCCCTGAGTCCTTCCGCCCACCCCCGGGGGAGGAGCGGGTGCTGGAGGTGGTGAACATGAGGGTGCCGGAGAGCCGGGTCAGGATGAGCAGCCAGGAGTTTTGGGATGGCTTCATTGCCAGCGCGG CATCCCCGGAGTTGGAGAAGGGCGGCGGGGACCTGCTGAAGCTGGAGACTGGCTTTGGGGACATGGAGCTGTGCCG GGTCACCAACCTGCGTGCCAGCTTGCCACTGCCAGAGTACTGCGGGCCAGCTGGCAGCCTCAACTTGGCCACTCACCTGCGTGGCCAGCGGGCCCGGCGCTGGATGTGCCCACGCGTCTGCGTGGCTTACG GCAGCCGGGACCGGAACATCGGGACCAAAACCCTGAGGGTGGAATCGACCGATTCCATCAGCATCCTGGTCCACACTGCGGGGGGGCTGCCCGGGCGGCAGG AGATCCTCCTGCCAGGCGACGTGGATGGTGTGGACCCCCCTCTGAAGGAGCGGCTCTGGGATGCGGGCAGCCGGCCCGGCGCCCTGTGGCACATCTTCCACCCTCAGGATGCCACCACCATCCGGGATTTCTTGGTGAAG GAGTGCGAGGACCAAAATCAGGAGGGGGAGGCCACGGCGGAGCCCCCGGGCCGCTACCTGGACCCCTCCCTGCGGAAGCGGCTGCGGGAGGAGCGCGGGGTGAGGGGCTGGACCCTCCTCCAGTTCCTGGGGGATGCGGTGCTGGTCCCTGCTGGGGCTCCCCACCAG GTGCAGACCCTGACCAGCACCATCAGTGTGGAGCAGAGGTTCCTCTCTCCAGAGAACATCGTTCAGCTCCGGGAGCAGAGCCCACCCCCCCAGCTCGGTGCCCAG CTGGACAGGGTGATCCTCACTGCTGTGCGGGAGGCTGTGAGTGTCCTGCGGGGCTGCGACTAA